In the Acropora muricata isolate sample 2 chromosome 10, ASM3666990v1, whole genome shotgun sequence genome, one interval contains:
- the LOC136930840 gene encoding cyclic AMP-responsive element-binding protein 3-like protein 4 isoform X2, which yields MLNLEIVVVNRLENSAIPRQNSLYSLRFSGFSKVYDKMIATASSSTVTLDHQYAKKDELPDESDFFSNSTDFLSTWNSNNIGNPDENDILEMLFAQDLKSFAEASPHSESLSSDSDMMPSPCMVDDAELSEILSSSSTSPGLTQSNEDFTIDFGWDMDFDLPGLEGNNKDDSELTSVTTSLPTTMASPSTATMSQTTTPVHVTAVSRTKAKLLVLSSEEQRLLEMEGVTLPTDMPLTKSEEKVLKKVRRKIKNKESAQESRRKKKQYVDGLEERVKACTELNHNLSKKVETLEKQNKSLLDQLKELQSLVASTQPTKAGTFLMVLFLAFGLALFPVNSKLGEQKEPGAPYASTVVRSRTLLQIQEEYVTDSEDFPQTVQFKLNNSDYLKATPPVMSHNPVSHEVTVEVPDLDNSIPEKQIKSEKR from the exons ATGTTAAATTTAGAAATTGTGGTTGTCAACCGTCTAGAAAATAGTGCCATTCCACGTCAAAATTCGCTCTACTCTCTTCGTTTTAGTGGCTTTAGTAAGGTTTATGACAAAATGATTGCGACTGCGTCTTCCTCTACTGTTACACTAGATCATCAGTACGCTAAGAAAGATGAATTACCCGACGAAAGTGACTTCTTTTCCAATTCGACGGATTTCCTCAGCACATGGAACTCG AATAACATTGGAAACCCTGATGAAAATGACATACTTGAGATGTTGTTTGCACAAGACTTAAAAAGTTTTGCTGAAGCTTCACCACACAGTGAGAGCCTGTCTTCTGATTCTGACATGATGCCTAGCCCTTGCATGGTGGATGATGCTGAGTTAAGTGAAATTCTTAGCTCATCATCAACATCACCCGGGCTTACGCAAAGTAATGAAGACTTCACCATTGATTTTG GTTGGGACATGGATTTTGATCTACCTGGCCTGGAAGGAAACAATAAGGATGATTCTGAGTTGACAAGTGTTACCACAAGTTTGCCCACAACAATGGCATCACCATCAACAGCTACAATGAGTCAGACCACAACCCCTGTGCATGTGACAGCTGTCTCTCGTACAAAA GCCAAGCTTTTGGTTCTTTCAAGTGAGGAGCAGAGATTATTGGAAATGGAAGGAGTCACTCTACCAACTGACATGCCACTTACAAAG TCTGAGGAAAAAGTTCTCAAGAAAGTGAGAAGGAAAATCAAGAACAAG gAATCAGCACAGGAGAGTAGAAGAAAGAAGAAGCAATATGTGGACGGATTAGAAGAAAG GGTCAAGGCTTGTACTGAACTTAATCATAACTTGAGCAAGAAAGTAGAAACTCTGGAAAAGCAAAACAA GTCCCTTCTTGATCAGCTGAAAGAACTTCAATCACTTGTGGCATCAACACAACCAACCAAGGCTGGCACATTCTTAATGGTTCTGTTTTTGGCATTTGGTTTGGCACTGTTTCCAGTAAACAGTAAACTTGGAGAGCAGAAGGAACCTGGGGCCCCTTATGCATCCACTGTGG TTCGATCACGGACCCTTCTCCAGATCCAAGAGGAGTATGTGACAGACTCAGAAGATTTTCCCCAAACTGTTCAGTTTAAGCTGAATAACTCAGATTATCTTAAAGCCACTCCTCCGGTCATGTCACACAACCCAGTATCGCATGAAGTTACAGTTGAAGTCCCAGACTTGGACAACAGTATTCCAGAAAAGCAAATCAAATCCGAAAAGCGGTAA
- the LOC136930840 gene encoding cyclic AMP-responsive element-binding protein 3-like protein 4 isoform X1: MLNLEIVVVNRLENSAIPRQNSLYSLRFSGFSKVYDKMIATASSSTVTLDHQYAKKDELPDESDFFSNSTDFLSTWNSNNIGNPDENDILEMLFAQDLKSFAEASPHSESLSSDSDMMPSPCMVDDAELSEILSSSSTSPGLTQSNEDFTIDFGWDMDFDLPGLEGNNKDDSELTSVTTSLPTTMASPSTATMSQTTTPVHVTAVSRTKVAKLLVLSSEEQRLLEMEGVTLPTDMPLTKSEEKVLKKVRRKIKNKESAQESRRKKKQYVDGLEERVKACTELNHNLSKKVETLEKQNKSLLDQLKELQSLVASTQPTKAGTFLMVLFLAFGLALFPVNSKLGEQKEPGAPYASTVVRSRTLLQIQEEYVTDSEDFPQTVQFKLNNSDYLKATPPVMSHNPVSHEVTVEVPDLDNSIPEKQIKSEKR; this comes from the exons ATGTTAAATTTAGAAATTGTGGTTGTCAACCGTCTAGAAAATAGTGCCATTCCACGTCAAAATTCGCTCTACTCTCTTCGTTTTAGTGGCTTTAGTAAGGTTTATGACAAAATGATTGCGACTGCGTCTTCCTCTACTGTTACACTAGATCATCAGTACGCTAAGAAAGATGAATTACCCGACGAAAGTGACTTCTTTTCCAATTCGACGGATTTCCTCAGCACATGGAACTCG AATAACATTGGAAACCCTGATGAAAATGACATACTTGAGATGTTGTTTGCACAAGACTTAAAAAGTTTTGCTGAAGCTTCACCACACAGTGAGAGCCTGTCTTCTGATTCTGACATGATGCCTAGCCCTTGCATGGTGGATGATGCTGAGTTAAGTGAAATTCTTAGCTCATCATCAACATCACCCGGGCTTACGCAAAGTAATGAAGACTTCACCATTGATTTTG GTTGGGACATGGATTTTGATCTACCTGGCCTGGAAGGAAACAATAAGGATGATTCTGAGTTGACAAGTGTTACCACAAGTTTGCCCACAACAATGGCATCACCATCAACAGCTACAATGAGTCAGACCACAACCCCTGTGCATGTGACAGCTGTCTCTCGTACAAAAGTG GCCAAGCTTTTGGTTCTTTCAAGTGAGGAGCAGAGATTATTGGAAATGGAAGGAGTCACTCTACCAACTGACATGCCACTTACAAAG TCTGAGGAAAAAGTTCTCAAGAAAGTGAGAAGGAAAATCAAGAACAAG gAATCAGCACAGGAGAGTAGAAGAAAGAAGAAGCAATATGTGGACGGATTAGAAGAAAG GGTCAAGGCTTGTACTGAACTTAATCATAACTTGAGCAAGAAAGTAGAAACTCTGGAAAAGCAAAACAA GTCCCTTCTTGATCAGCTGAAAGAACTTCAATCACTTGTGGCATCAACACAACCAACCAAGGCTGGCACATTCTTAATGGTTCTGTTTTTGGCATTTGGTTTGGCACTGTTTCCAGTAAACAGTAAACTTGGAGAGCAGAAGGAACCTGGGGCCCCTTATGCATCCACTGTGG TTCGATCACGGACCCTTCTCCAGATCCAAGAGGAGTATGTGACAGACTCAGAAGATTTTCCCCAAACTGTTCAGTTTAAGCTGAATAACTCAGATTATCTTAAAGCCACTCCTCCGGTCATGTCACACAACCCAGTATCGCATGAAGTTACAGTTGAAGTCCCAGACTTGGACAACAGTATTCCAGAAAAGCAAATCAAATCCGAAAAGCGGTAA